One Polynucleobacter sp. SHI8 genomic window, GACTTTAAAGACCTGGATCAAGTGATTTCATCACAAGTAGCAGAGGTTAATTCCACGATGAATGAGATCTCTTCATCCGTCACTATGAATACAGATAGTACTTGGTCAGAAAATGACAACCGAATTTATACCCCCAGAATTGATACCTTTGAGGCGGGGCAACGCCAAGGTCGTAAATCCTGGCGCAACAAAAAAGGCGCAGTGCCGATGTGGTTCAAGCACTCGAATGGCATTAAAGTTCGGGTTCAGTCTGGAGCTGCAAGAGTCAAGCGGTTTCGACGTGTAGCCAGTAACAGTACTTCTGCTAAATCTTTTTTTGGGTAATCGAACTAGATGAGTGACACACCACAGGACGCTAACCAACAAGAAGAGACCTTTTTTAGTCATCTTGTAGAGTTAA contains:
- the tatB gene encoding Sec-independent protein translocase protein TatB; this encodes MFDIGLSKIALISVVALVVLGPERLPRVARTAGNLFGRAQRYMSEVKQEVSRQMEQEELKKMKDAATEAFNSARNDFKDLDQVISSQVAEVNSTMNEISSSVTMNTDSTWSENDNRIYTPRIDTFEAGQRQGRKSWRNKKGAVPMWFKHSNGIKVRVQSGAARVKRFRRVASNSTSAKSFFG